In the genome of Yersinia enterocolitica, the window TAGTATAAATAAACTACGTGATCGTTCGAATATGGCGAGTTATCGGCCTTAAGTATTATGTTTTATTCGAGTTTAATCCGCGGAACTAATATAAATAAAATGAAGATCGGTGAAGAAGATAACCGGAAGTTAATATAGTTCATCTTCTGTATTGTTCCCTAGTGAAACTATATTGCTATTGCTGCCAACGATAGCACTTTATACCGATTGCGTGGGGGGTATCACTTGCAGGGACAAAGGATAGCGTTAAAATAGAAATGCCGTTTCAGAAATCCGATAAGCAGAGACAGGAGCCATCATGCCCTACCAAGCAGACCCTTCCCGATATAACCAAATGCAATATCGTTTTTGTGGAAAAAGTGGCTTACAGCTTCCGGCGTTATCGCTTGGGCTGTGGCATAACTTCAGTTTTAACAATACATTAGAATCGCAACGTACATTATTGCGCAAAGCCTTTGACCTAGGGATTACTCATTTTGATTTGGCCAACAACTATGGCCCACCTCCTGGCTCTGCCGAGCAAAATTTTGGTAAATTGCTGCACGACGATTTTAAGCCTTACCGTGATGAGCTGATAATCTCGACCAAAGCAGGTTATAACATGTGGCCTGGCCCGTATGGTGCGGGCAGCTCGCGCAAATATCTGCTTGCCAGCCTGGATCAAAGCTTACAGCGCATGGGGCTGGACTATGTTGATATCTTCTATTCGCACCGTGTAGATGAAAATACGCCAATGGAAGAAACCGCCTCGGCACTGGCTCAGGCGGTACAAAGTGGCAAGGCACTCTATGTGGGGATTTCTTCATATTCTTCTGAGCGTACCGCCACAATGGTCGAGCTATTGCAGCAATGGAAGGTTCCGCTGCTTATTCATCAACCTTCCTACAATATTTTGAATCGTTGGGTTGAGCAGACTCATTTGTTAGATACGCTGGAGCAACAGGGAGTGGGTTGTATTGCT includes:
- a CDS encoding L-glyceraldehyde 3-phosphate reductase, translated to MPYQADPSRYNQMQYRFCGKSGLQLPALSLGLWHNFSFNNTLESQRTLLRKAFDLGITHFDLANNYGPPPGSAEQNFGKLLHDDFKPYRDELIISTKAGYNMWPGPYGAGSSRKYLLASLDQSLQRMGLDYVDIFYSHRVDENTPMEETASALAQAVQSGKALYVGISSYSSERTATMVELLQQWKVPLLIHQPSYNILNRWVEQTHLLDTLEQQGVGCIAFTPLAQGLLTGKYLNGIPDDSRMKKEAGGSLKENMLSAANLRSIKALNALAQQRGQSLAQMALSWLLKDNRVTSVLIGASRPEQLEENCAALTNLSFSAEELREIDQHVAEGQLNLWQASSDR